In Rhodococcus pseudokoreensis, the DNA window CCACGTTCATCATGACCGGGCTCGGACGCCTGGACCCGGCTCAGGGCATCGCAGCGATGCAGGCGATCAACCGAGAGGCGCCGAACTTCTGGTTCATGACGGCGCTGTTCGGCACCGCGCTGACGTCGATCGCGCTCGCGATCGTCAGCGTGGTGCGGCACGACGGTTCGGGCGTGTACGCGGTGATCGCGTGCGCGCTGTATCTCGTGGGGATCGTGCTGACCATCGTCTACCACGTGCCGCACAACAACGCGCTCGACGCGATCGATCCCACTGCGGCGGGCTCGGCGGACTACTGGCGCGACTACGTGTCGGGCTGGACCGGGTGGAACCACGTGCGCACCGTCAGCGCCATCGCGGCGTCCGCCGTGCTCACGTGGTCCGCGACCCGCGGTCGATAGTCCGGGATCTACGAGGGCGGCAGGATGTCGGTCTGCGCCGGGACCTCGTCCTGCTTCAACAGGCCGACGGGGCAGCTGACGCCGGTGGCGTGCACGGGGCAGTATCCGCCGGGGTTCTTCGCGAGGTACTGCTGGTGGTAGTCCTCGGCGTAGTAGAACTGCGTGAGTGGGGCGATCTCCGTGGTGATCGCGCCGTACCCGGCCTCGACGAGCCGCTTCTCGAACGCCTCACCGGTGGCCTCGGCGATCTCCACCTGCTGCTCGTCGATGGTGTAGATGGCCGAACGGTACTGCGTTCCCTGGTCGTTGCCCTGCCGCATGCCCTGCGTGGGATCGTGGTTCTCCCAGAACTCCTTGAGGATCTCGGCGTACGAGATCACCTTCGGATCGAAGACCACGAGCACCACCTCGGTGTGCCCGGTGCGTCCCGAGCAGGTCTCCTCGTAGCTGGGGTTCGGCGTGTAGCCGCCTGCGTACCCCACCGCGGTGGTGTAGACGCCGTCGAGTTGCCAGAACTCCTTCTCGGCGCCCCAGAAACATCCCATGCCCAGCACCGCGGTCTGCATGCCCTCGGGGAACGGGGGTTTCAGGGGGTGACCGTTGACGTAGTGCGTCGCCGGAACCGGGATCGCCTGACTCCGTCCGGGGAGTGCGTCCTCGGCGGTGACCATCACGGACTTAGCGGCTGCTCGACCCAGAAGCTCGTCGTACCAAGACATGGTTCGATGCTACGCGCGGTGCCGGAGTGGTCTCCCGGGCGAGCGCCGACTGCATGCGCATCCGCTCGGCGCGGGCGGTGACCCAGCCCGTCGCGGGCACCTCCACCCACCGGTAGAGCGCCTCCGACACCAGCGCCGTCACCACCAGAAACGTGACCACGGCCCCGGTCTCGCCGAACGAGCCCACCGTGTGCTCGTACACGCGGTAGAGGATCAGCGTGTGGACCAGGTAGATCGCGTAACTGCGCGTCGCGGTCCACCGCACGACGGCCCAGTGCGCGGCGGGCCCGTCGTACCGGCCCACCAGCACGACGCACGCGGTGACGACGGCGAACGTCCAGAGGTAGTGATCGCCCGCCCAGTACACCCGGAAGTCGGTGGCGAGGCGGATCACCTCGACCTGGGCCAGCCCGGCGACGACGATCCACCGGCAGTCCGCGAGTCGTGCCCAGCCGAGGTAGATGATCTGCCCGAGGAACACGGCGGGCAGCGTCGCGGCGATCTTCGACAGCATCGGGACCGTGTACGGCTGCGGCGCGTACAGGTTGTAGAGCAGGATCAGGGCGCAGATCGAGGCGCCGGCCATCGGCATCGCGATGGGCAGGGTGCGCAGCACGGGTCGCGCGGCGACGCAGGCGAAGTAGAACAGGATCTGCACGGCGAGGGTCCACGTGACCCCGAGCACCGCGACCTCCGGTTTGAGGAAGAACCCGCCGAGGACGAAACTCAGCGCGGCGTCGATGTTCGACACACCCTCCTGGCCGCTGAACATGCCGTTGATGCCGAGGCGGACCAGGACGATCGCAGCGAGGACGGCCACCCAGAATGCGGGAAGGATGCGGCCGAGCCGATTGAACAGAAAGTGCCCGGGTTCGTGGCGAATGGCCGAACGGGTGATCAACAAACCGGTCAGCATCATGAAGACGGCGACCCCGAGAAACGACAGATGCTGGTTGAGTCCGCCCCGCTCGACGAAGATCTGATAGACGACGTCGATGAACCACCATCCGGTTCCGAGGTCGTCGATCAGATAGAACGAGATGTGCGAGTAAATCACGGCCAGAACTGCGAAAAAGCGGAGCAGATTCGCGCCCGTGAGTTCCACACGCGGCGCGGCCGCATGCGAATCTGCAACGGGTATCAGCGAAGGCATCGCGTCAGCTTAAGGTTCCGTTCACCGCTCGGACGAATTCTCACGACATTCAGTGTCGCCGCGCCAGCCTTTTTTCGGGTGCCCGAACTTTCCGTTCCGGGAATCGCTCCGTGACCCCAACTGTTGCGCAGGGTGTACCAATGAGATTGGGTATATACCCGAGAACGATTCGCCAAAGGCGGGTGTCAGACGCGTGTCCACGTGTCGTCGACACCCGGAACACACCAGGGCTCACAGCCCGTTGATGAAGGGACCCTCGTGTCTGTTTACACGCTGCCGGAACTCCCGTACGACTATGCAGCTCTCGAGCCGCACATCTCCGGCAAGATCATGGAACTGCACCACGACAAGCATCACGCCGCGTACGTGACCGGTGCCAACACGGCGCTCGACAAGCTGGCCGAGCTCCGCGAGTCGGACACCCTGCCCGCCGTGGTCAACCTGCACGAGAAGAACCTCGCCTTCCACTTGGGCGGCCACACGAACCACACCGTCTTCTGGAACAACCTCTCCCCGGACGGCGGCGACAAGCCGACCGGTGAGCTCGCGGCCGCGATCGACGACCAGTTCGGCGGCTTCGACGCGTTCCGCAACCACTTCTCGGCCAACGCCAACGCCATCCAGGGCTCCGGCTGGTCCATCCTGGCCTGGGATTCCATCGGCCAGCGCCTGCTCATCGTCCAGCTGTACGACCAGCAGGGCAACATCCCGATCGGCCTCACGCCGCTGCTGCTCCTCGACATGTGGGAGCACGCCTTCTACCTCGACTACCAGAACGTCAAGGGCGACTACGTCAAGGCATTCTGGAACATCGTGAACTGGGCGGACGTCGCCGCTCGCTTCGAGAAGGCACGCACCCAGACCGCGGGCCTGATCGTCTAGTTCTCGCTTTTTCTCGGCCACGGGCGCCCGGAACACCATCGAGTGTTCCGGGCGCCCGTGCTCGTTTCGGGCGCGAAATCCCGTCCGAGCAGGCCGAGCGTCCAATAGGCTTCTCGAGTGACCGAGTCCAGCACCCCCGCCAGGGACGACGCCGTCGTCCACGCCTTCCGCGACGACGCGCTCGGCGACCTCGACGCCACCGGTCTCGCGGCCCGGATCGCCGCCGGGGAGGTGTCTGTCCGTGAGGTGACGGAGGCGGCGATCGCGCGCGCCGAGTCGGTCGGGCCGGCCCTGAACGCTCTGGCGTTCGCCGACTTCGATCGTGCGCTGACCGAAGCGGACCGCCCGCACGAGGGCGTCTTCGCGGGAGTTCCGACCGTCGTCAAGGACAACGTGGACGTCGCCGGAGTGCCCACCCAGCACGGCAGCGTCGCGTTCGCCGCGAAACCCGCCCTGGTGGACAGCGACTTCGTCACGCAGTACCTGTCCACCGGTGTGCTCTCGCTGGGCAAGAGCAGGCTGCCCGAGTTCGGGTTCAGTGCGTCCACCGAATTCATGGACGCCGAGGCCGTGCACAATCCGTGGAATCCCGCGTTCTCGCCGGGTGCGTCCTCGGGAGGTTCGGCGGCCCTCGTCGCCTCCGGTGTGGTGCCGATCGCACACGCCAACGACGGCGGCGGATCCATCCGCATCCCCGCCGCCGCCTGTGGGCTCGTCGGCCTGAAGCCGTCCCGCGGGCGGACGATCCCCGACGCCATGGACAAGACGCTGCCGATCCGGATCATCGCGCAAGGCGCTGTCACCCGCTCGGTGCGCGACACCGCACGGTGGATGGCGGCCGCCGAACGCTACTACCGCAATCCCACGCTGCCGCCCATCCGGTTGGTGGAGGGGCCGAGCAGCACCCGCCTGAAGGTCGGGGTGGTGGTCGATTCGGTCACCGTCTCCCGCACGGACGACGAGACCCGCAAATCGGTCCACGCGACCGCCGATCTGCTCGCGGACCTCGGCCACCACGTCGAGGAGTGCCCGATGCCGGTGGGCACGTCGTTCGTCGAGGACTTCTGCATCTACTGGGGGTTCCTGTCGTTCGTCATCTCCAGCAACGGCAAGCGGATGCTCGGACCGGACTTCGACCGCGACGCCACCGACAACCTGACGCGCGGACTCGCCGCGATGTACCGCAAGAACATCGCGAAGACGCCACGGGTGCTGTACCGGTTGCGGCGCACGTACCGCGAGTACGCGCAGATCTTCCAGAAGTACGACGTGATCCTGTCCCCGACCCTGGCCCACACCACGCCGGAGCTCGGATACCTCTCGCCGACGCAGAGTTTCGAGGAGCTGTTCGACAAGCTGATCGCCTACACGGCGTTCACGCCGTTGAACAATGCGTCGGGCGGGCCCGCCATCTCGCTGCCGATGCACGAGACGTCCCGCGGTCTGCCGCTGGCCTCGCACTTCTCGGCCGACCACGGCGACGAGCGGACCCTGCTCGAGTTGGCGTTCGAACTCGAGCAGGCCGCTCCGTGGCGTCGGATCCAGGACGCCGGCTGACGGTCAGGCCCTGCGCCGCAGACCCATCCACACGACGGCGCCGGCGAGCAGCACGGTGGTGATCCCGAAGGCGACGGCGAGGTGCTCGGCCGTGAGGATCGGCGCCGGTGCGGACAGGATGCGCGTCACCGCGACCGGTTCGGCGAGCACCGTCGCCAACTGATTCTGCTGGGCCGCCGTCCTCACCGGCATCGCCGCGACCCCGTTGTTGAGGTCCGTGGACAGCTGCCCCGACAGCGTCTTCAGCTTCGCGAACCCGTCGACGATCTGTGAGGTGGCGCCTTCGAGCATCGCAGGCGCCTGATCGGCGATCGGGACGATGCCATCGTTCAGTTGCCGTGCCCCGCTGCTCAGCTGATCGCTGGCGTCGGTGAGTTGCCCCATCGCCACCCGCACGAGTTCGCCGAGGTCGGTGTCGGGGCCGACCTGCCCGCCGAGCAGACCGGGCACCGAACCCAGCTGGGAGGAGAGCTGGTCGAGGTCGGCACCGACCTGCCGGAGCGACGGGACCACATCCGGTGCAACGGGAGTGCCGTCGAGGACGCGGATCGCGTCGTCGATCCTGGTGCGCATCTGGGTGGCGCTGTCGTTCGCCTCGCCCAGGGTCAGCCCGAGCGCGCTCAACCGGTCCGCGAGATTATTGGCCGTTCCCGATGTCTCGCCGACCACGCCCGCCACCTGATCCGCCACACCCAGCAGTTGCACCGAGCCGGCCCGGGCCGTCTCGAGATACGGGAGCAGGGTGTCGGCGCCCTCGGTGAGTTGTTGCGCCGCATCGTCCGCCGCGGCGGTCCCGGCCGCGAGGAACCCGGCCGTCATTCCCGCCTGCTGGAACCGCGTCCGCGACGAGGACATGTCCGCCAGCAGATCCGTGATGCCGTCCGCGCCGATCTGGGAGGACACCACCCCGGACAGTTCCTCGGACGCGGCGGAGTCGGAACCCGCGACGTCGACGTCGAGGGTCGCCTGCCGCGGCTTCGCACCCCACACCGAGGAGACGGCCTCGCTGAAGTCCTCGGGCACGGTCACCGTGGCGAACCAGTCGCCGCCCGCCGCCCCGCCCGCGTCGACCACCTGCCAGTCGAAGGCCTCGTTCGCCTCGAGCTTCTCGATCAGGGTGTCGCTCGCCCGCACCGGTTTTCCGTCCACGGTCGCGCCGGCGTCGGTGTTGACGATCGCCACGGTCCGGCTGTCGGCCGCACCGTCGCCGAGAAACACGTATCCGAGCCCGCCTGCCGATGCCAGGACCAGACCGGCCATGGCGGCCGCGGCGACCCGCCGCGGTGTGAGGACCTTTCGCGTCGACTCGGTTTTGGCGTGATTCGCGGAATTCCGTGTGCGCTCAGAGGTCATTCCGGTGAGGATAGGCGGCTTTCGTAGCGGCAGATTGTGACGAGTCTGAGGATTCTCTGAGACATCTTTTCCCGGGCGAGATTTCTACCCGGCGACGATCACCTCGTTCGCGGCCAGCGCGTCGGTGCGGGCCTGCAACCGCGCACGCAGGGTCTCGACGTCCGACGCGAGCTTCTCGGCGCTCAGCCCGTCGGATACCGGTACGGTCTGCGCGATCTCGTCGAGGATCTCGACGGCCCGGCCGCTGCCGAACAACTGCGCGTAGAGGTCGCGGTACGCGTCGTCGTACACGCCCGTGAACGCCGCCGAAGCCAGGAACCGCTCCTTCAGCGCGTTCCCGCCGCCGGGCATCTCACCACCGGGCATGCCGCCGCCGAGGGCACCTTCCGGAGTGGCTCCGCCGCCCGGGCGGCCCCCGCCGCCCATTCCGATCGAGTCGTGCGGGCCCGCATCGGAGTTGCCGCTCAGCGCGAGGTTGAGATCCCAGGACACGACGGAGATCTTCTTCGTCCCCAGGTCGTACCAGAGGTAGTAGTTCTTGCCCGGGCCCGCCATGTCGTCGCTGTTGACCAGCAGATTCTGGGTGGCGACGTACCGGGCGAAGGAGTCGACGTCCACCCGGTCGGCAAGTTCGGCGTCGAACTGCTCGTCGGTCGCACCGTCCAGCCATTTCAGGAACGTGATGATCGGCTGCAGGTCCTGCGAGCCCTCGGCGTTGATCTGAACGAACTGATCGGTGTAGGTGGTCTGGTCGTCGCCCTGATACGTGAAACTCGAGTCGGCGTCGGCCTTGTAGAGGACGCCGTCGCTGTCGAACAGTGAGTTCGCGTACCCCTCGTCGGGGTGCTCGAGCACGAGCCGGGTCTGCGTCGGCGACCCGTTCACCGAATACGTGGTGTAGGCGTACCGCTGGGTGGGCTGACCGGATTCGGCGGTCAGCGACAGCGCCACCGCCTCGTTCAGCACGGGCGAGCCCGGCCGGACCGACAGTTGCGTCATCCCCTGATACGCCCGCCCCGACACGTACTTGTCGAAGCTGATCAGCAGTGGCAGCGACGCGGGGTCGTCGGCCGACAGCGTGACCATGCCGCCGCCGGCGCCTCCGCCCTCCGGCATCGCCATTCCCGCGGGAGGTTCCCGCCCCTCCGGCGTCCCGGGTTGCCCGCCGCCCGGACCACCACCGAGGCCGCCGCCGGTCCCGCGGAGTCCCATCAGCGTGGAGTTGCCCTTCAGCCGCACCCCGACGTCGGTGACGAGGGTTCCGTCGATCGTGATGTCGGCGGTGATCCACTCCTTCCCGCCCTCGTCCCGGTAGGCGGCGATCATGTCGTCGTAATCGGATTGCGAGTACTCGATGCTCACGTCGTGCGACGTCTCCGTGTCGAAGAAATCGACCGAGCCGGCGACGTTCTCGGTGATGTCGGAGGCGATGACCGTCGCGTCGCCGGTGATGTACGGCCGCACCCGCGCCTGACCGAACACGCCGACCGCCACCGCCACGAACGTGAGGAAGGCGGCGAGGATCTTCCAGTGCTGACGGAGCGGGGTCGGCAGCCGGTGGACGAGTCTGCGGCGCATCAGATGTCGGTTTGGTCGTAACCGGTGAGGACGGTGACTCGCTGACCCGTGTTGACCCCGCTGAGCGCCGAGATGAGTTCCGCCGGTTTCCTGCCCGGCTTCAACCGCGCCGTGTAGTACAGCTCGGTGAGGGCGCCCGACCGCACCGACTCGGTGCTCACCAACTCGAACTCCTTGGTGTACTCGATCAGCACGTCCTCCACGAGGGCGGTGTACCCCGTCTCCGGCGGCACCTGCACCTTCACCACCTGCCGCTGCACGTCCAGCTTGAACATGTCGAACCGGCTCATCAGGACGAGCACGAGGCAGATCGCGACGGTCGCGGCGATGGCGAGCACGTAGAACCGGGTGCCCGTCGTCATGCCGATTGCCATCACCAGGAAGATGAACCCGACGTCGCGGGTTTCCTTGATCGCGTTGCGGAATCGCACCACCGACAGCGCGCCGACGAGCGCGAACGCGCGGGCGATGTTGGAACCGACCACCAGCATGATCAAGGTGATCACCATGCCGACCATCACGAGGGTCTGAACGTAGGACTGACTGTAGGAGACGTTCTTGTGCGTCAGGCGATAGACGTACCCGATGATCGCCGACAACACGAACGACAATGCGAGCGAGACGACGATGTCGAACGTCGAGAACGTTCCACTGAGATCCTGGAGATCGAAATTCATGACGGGGTTCCTGTTTTCGCGAGGGTGCGGCCGTGGACGGCCGGGGACGGGAAGAGTTCGTCAGGCACGTGCGTGCGGGATCGGGGAGCAAGCCCGAACGCCTCCACGCTCTGGCAGTACTTCGACACCCGGACCACCGACATGTCCAGTCGCGCGGTGAGATCGGTGACCCAGTAGGGCACCCGCTCGTTGGCCTTGATCTCGACGATGCACAGGTGCGGCGGAATGATGAAACGGTTCTCGGCCGGTGCCGCGAAGTGGAAGTCGCGGTCGCGGCCGTGCACCCGGTGGTCGATCGTGACGCGCAGCCCCAGATCGGCGTCCGTGCCCACGAACGCTTCCCGGAGGTACCCGGTGGTGACGGTCGGGCACAGGTCGAGGTTGCCGACGAGCATCGTCACCTCATTCACGAAGGGCCGGGCCGTGGGGTCGTGGTCGATCGGCCGGCGGGCGTTGCACAGCCGCATCGCATCCGAGTACGGCAGCCGGATCCGGCGCTTCTGCGTGACCCGGTTGACCCGCTGCTTGATCTCCACGTAGACGGGGGTCTCGGCGGTGGCCTCCGCGGGCGGCCCGTACAGCCGGACCCGCAGTTTGCGGCGGAACTTCAGGCCCTCGATCTTCTCCCAGTAGAAGCGCAGATTCTGGGTGTCGTAGTAGAGGCTCGTCACGGGGTGGCCGCCCACCGGCGAGAATTCGTCGGACGCCATGTGCGCGGCGAGCGCCTCGCGGAGGCGGGGAACGTCCGACTCCTGGGCGAGGTACTTGATCTCGTACCTGTTGAACGCGTGCAGCGCGCTGGCGGTCTTCAGGTATCCGGACGCTTCCGGTTCGGGCGCGGACGATCCCATACTTTTCGGCCTTTCGTCGGTGGGCTCTCCCACCTCAACCGCCGCGCCTCGAGTAAACCTGCAGTAAAGCTGGCAGTTTTCTGTACGCCGGGCCGTCAGGATGCCGTTCACCCGTGAGTGGATTCGCGTTCACTGGGGACAATTAGCACTCACATGCTCTTGTGTGCCAGGCATTGTCGGGCGCATCCTTCAAGTACCCAACGAGGTGTGCAGAACCAGTCGTGTTCGCAGCGTGTCATCACACCGAGGAGGCAGAGATGAACAGGGACGGCTACATCGGCATCTCGCCCTTCCAGGCCGCGGGTACTTTGCGGGGATTTGTCATTTCCGGGCGCTGGCCCGATACCACCAAGGAATGGGCTCAGCTCCTGGCGCTCGCCGTGCGCGTGGCGTGCGTTCCGGGGTTGCTCCACACCACCACGGTCTTCGGCGCGCACGAGGATCTGCCGGAGGAACCCGAGCCCGAGACGGTCGGCCTCGTGGTGGCCGAGGGCACCGTCCTCGGGGAGTTCGCGCTCGCTCCGGGCCGGTTCGCGGATCATCTGCCGCCGGCACTGATGATGCTGCACCCGCCGTCGGAGACCACCCCGTCGCTCCCCGAGTGCGCGGGCGCGGCCTCGGGCTGCGTTCTGCTCCCGGGTCTCCCCCACCTCGGGCTCGAACACCGGGCGGCGTGGGTGGAGGCAGAGGCGGACGGGACGGTGACGTCCATGGTCAGCCGGGTCGGCATCGACCCGATCAGCGATCCCGACACCGCCGTTTTGGCCATGCTGCTGGCCTCGTGAGGGTACCCGAAGTTTGAGCCCCCGGGAGTCCAAACTTCTTGTCGCTTTTGCCTTTTCATTCGACCCTCGCTAACGTGGGTCGCAACGAAGGGGAGTAGCCCCCAATCGCCTGTGTCGACATACTGGCGCGGCAATCTCGCACTGTGAGGTTCCGGGCCCGGCCTGGCGGACCGGTTCCGACACCGGTGGGCGAGACCTTCGGCCGACAGACGCATCGCCGCGTCTGCCAGGCCGGAGGAATCCATTCCATCCTCCGACCCACTACTGGAGGAGGATGTGTCGTGCTGACCGCCGCGCTGCTGAGTTTCGGCGTGATCTTCGTCGCCGAACTGGGCGACAAGTCCCAGCTGATGGCGATGACGTTCGCCCTGCGCTACCGCTGGTGGGTCGTGATCGCCGGCATCACCGTCGCGACCACCGTGGTCCACCTGGTGTCCGTTGCCGTCGGCCACTACCTCGGTGTCGCGCTGCCGACCGCGGCGATCAGCATCGTCGGCGGTGTCGCCTTCCTGATCTTCGGCGCGTGGACGCTGCGCGGCGACAACCTCAGCGAAGACGAGCAACTCAAGGCCCGCCGCGCCACCCGCTCCGCGTTCCTGGCCGTCACCTCCGCGTTCTTCCTCGCCGAACTCGGCGACAAGACTATGCTCGCCACCATCACCCTCGCGACCGACCACGACACGATCGGCGTGTGGATCGGCTCGACCGTCGGCATGGTGGCGGCCGACGCCCTGGCCATCGTCGTCGGCGCCGTGCTGGGCAAGCATCTGCCCGAGAGCGTCATCCGCATCGGCGCGGCCGTGCTGTTCTTCGCGTTCGGCGTCTGGCTGCTGCTCGAGGGCCTGTTCCCCGGCAACATCGCCGGCCCGATCGCCGGGGCCGCCGTCGTCGTTCTGGCGCTGGCCGGTGCCGCCGGACGCGCCGTGTGGTCGCGGCGCCGCCGAGGGGCCACGGCCGAGCAGGAACAGATGCAGCGCCAGGACTGAACCCGGTCGACAAAGACGCGCCCTCGGGCAATACTCGGAAGCCTCGAATACCTCGCAGTTCTCACGGACGAGAGGGCGTGTGTGAACCATCCCGTAGCGAGCGGCAAGCCCGCGATTCTCACCGTCGACGACGATCCCGGGGTGTCGCGCGCCGTCGCCCGCGACCTGCGGCGCCGATACGGCGAGAAGTACCGGATCATCCGCGCCGAATCCGGCGAATCCGCGCTCGACGCGATGAAGCAGATGAAGCTGCGGGGCGATCCCGTCGCGGCCATCCTGGCGGACTACCGCATGCCGGCGATGAGCGGGATCGAGTTCCTCGAGAAGGCCATGGACCTGTATCCGGTCGCGCGCCGGGTGCTGCTCACCGCGTACGCCGACACGGACGCCGCCATCGAGGCGATCAACGTCATCGACCTCGACCACTACCTGCTCAAACCCTGGGATCCGCCCGAAGAGAAGCTGTACCCGGTGGTCGACGCGCTGCTCGAGGCGTGGGCGTCGTCCGATCACCACCCCGCCGAGGAGACGAAGGTCGTGGGGCATCGCTGGGCGCCGCGGTCTTCGGAGGTGCGCGAGTTCCTGGCCCGCAACCAGCTGTCGTACCGCTGGTACATGTCGGACGAGCCGGAGGGCGGGCGGTTGCTCAGCGCCGCCGGTGAGGACGGCCGGCGCCTGCCGGTGGTGATCTGCGCCGACGGCGAATGCCTGGTGGAACCGTCGGACACCGAATTGGGCCGGCATCTCGGACTGCGGACCGACCCGTCGGAGAACTTCTACGACCTCGTCGTCGTCGGCGGCGGCCCGGCCGGTCTCGGCGCCGCCGTGTACGGCGCGTCGGAGGGGCTGCGCACCGCGCTGATCGAGCGGACGGCCACCGGTGGGCAGGCGGGGCAGAGTTCGCGCATCGAGAACTACCTCGGGTTTCCCGACGGCGTGTCCGGTGCGCAGCTCGCCGAACGAGCC includes these proteins:
- a CDS encoding DUF1772 domain-containing protein, which gives rise to MERYLTIVTAVGAGVVGGVMFAFSTFIMTGLGRLDPAQGIAAMQAINREAPNFWFMTALFGTALTSIALAIVSVVRHDGSGVYAVIACALYLVGIVLTIVYHVPHNNALDAIDPTAAGSADYWRDYVSGWTGWNHVRTVSAIAASAVLTWSATRGR
- the msrA gene encoding peptide-methionine (S)-S-oxide reductase MsrA — its product is MSWYDELLGRAAAKSVMVTAEDALPGRSQAIPVPATHYVNGHPLKPPFPEGMQTAVLGMGCFWGAEKEFWQLDGVYTTAVGYAGGYTPNPSYEETCSGRTGHTEVVLVVFDPKVISYAEILKEFWENHDPTQGMRQGNDQGTQYRSAIYTIDEQQVEIAEATGEAFEKRLVEAGYGAITTEIAPLTQFYYAEDYHQQYLAKNPGGYCPVHATGVSCPVGLLKQDEVPAQTDILPPS
- a CDS encoding acyltransferase family protein, producing MPSLIPVADSHAAAPRVELTGANLLRFFAVLAVIYSHISFYLIDDLGTGWWFIDVVYQIFVERGGLNQHLSFLGVAVFMMLTGLLITRSAIRHEPGHFLFNRLGRILPAFWVAVLAAIVLVRLGINGMFSGQEGVSNIDAALSFVLGGFFLKPEVAVLGVTWTLAVQILFYFACVAARPVLRTLPIAMPMAGASICALILLYNLYAPQPYTVPMLSKIAATLPAVFLGQIIYLGWARLADCRWIVVAGLAQVEVIRLATDFRVYWAGDHYLWTFAVVTACVVLVGRYDGPAAHWAVVRWTATRSYAIYLVHTLILYRVYEHTVGSFGETGAVVTFLVVTALVSEALYRWVEVPATGWVTARAERMRMQSALARETTPAPRVASNHVLVRRASGSSSR
- a CDS encoding superoxide dismutase, which translates into the protein MSVYTLPELPYDYAALEPHISGKIMELHHDKHHAAYVTGANTALDKLAELRESDTLPAVVNLHEKNLAFHLGGHTNHTVFWNNLSPDGGDKPTGELAAAIDDQFGGFDAFRNHFSANANAIQGSGWSILAWDSIGQRLLIVQLYDQQGNIPIGLTPLLLLDMWEHAFYLDYQNVKGDYVKAFWNIVNWADVAARFEKARTQTAGLIV
- a CDS encoding amidase, which translates into the protein MTESSTPARDDAVVHAFRDDALGDLDATGLAARIAAGEVSVREVTEAAIARAESVGPALNALAFADFDRALTEADRPHEGVFAGVPTVVKDNVDVAGVPTQHGSVAFAAKPALVDSDFVTQYLSTGVLSLGKSRLPEFGFSASTEFMDAEAVHNPWNPAFSPGASSGGSAALVASGVVPIAHANDGGGSIRIPAAACGLVGLKPSRGRTIPDAMDKTLPIRIIAQGAVTRSVRDTARWMAAAERYYRNPTLPPIRLVEGPSSTRLKVGVVVDSVTVSRTDDETRKSVHATADLLADLGHHVEECPMPVGTSFVEDFCIYWGFLSFVISSNGKRMLGPDFDRDATDNLTRGLAAMYRKNIAKTPRVLYRLRRTYREYAQIFQKYDVILSPTLAHTTPELGYLSPTQSFEELFDKLIAYTAFTPLNNASGGPAISLPMHETSRGLPLASHFSADHGDERTLLELAFELEQAAPWRRIQDAG
- a CDS encoding CotH kinase family protein, which gives rise to MRRRLVHRLPTPLRQHWKILAAFLTFVAVAVGVFGQARVRPYITGDATVIASDITENVAGSVDFFDTETSHDVSIEYSQSDYDDMIAAYRDEGGKEWITADITIDGTLVTDVGVRLKGNSTLMGLRGTGGGLGGGPGGGQPGTPEGREPPAGMAMPEGGGAGGGMVTLSADDPASLPLLISFDKYVSGRAYQGMTQLSVRPGSPVLNEAVALSLTAESGQPTQRYAYTTYSVNGSPTQTRLVLEHPDEGYANSLFDSDGVLYKADADSSFTYQGDDQTTYTDQFVQINAEGSQDLQPIITFLKWLDGATDEQFDAELADRVDVDSFARYVATQNLLVNSDDMAGPGKNYYLWYDLGTKKISVVSWDLNLALSGNSDAGPHDSIGMGGGGRPGGGATPEGALGGGMPGGEMPGGGNALKERFLASAAFTGVYDDAYRDLYAQLFGSGRAVEILDEIAQTVPVSDGLSAEKLASDVETLRARLQARTDALAANEVIVAG
- a CDS encoding DUF4956 domain-containing protein is translated as MNFDLQDLSGTFSTFDIVVSLALSFVLSAIIGYVYRLTHKNVSYSQSYVQTLVMVGMVITLIMLVVGSNIARAFALVGALSVVRFRNAIKETRDVGFIFLVMAIGMTTGTRFYVLAIAATVAICLVLVLMSRFDMFKLDVQRQVVKVQVPPETGYTALVEDVLIEYTKEFELVSTESVRSGALTELYYTARLKPGRKPAELISALSGVNTGQRVTVLTGYDQTDI
- a CDS encoding polyphosphate polymerase domain-containing protein, giving the protein MGSSAPEPEASGYLKTASALHAFNRYEIKYLAQESDVPRLREALAAHMASDEFSPVGGHPVTSLYYDTQNLRFYWEKIEGLKFRRKLRVRLYGPPAEATAETPVYVEIKQRVNRVTQKRRIRLPYSDAMRLCNARRPIDHDPTARPFVNEVTMLVGNLDLCPTVTTGYLREAFVGTDADLGLRVTIDHRVHGRDRDFHFAAPAENRFIIPPHLCIVEIKANERVPYWVTDLTARLDMSVVRVSKYCQSVEAFGLAPRSRTHVPDELFPSPAVHGRTLAKTGTPS
- a CDS encoding peptidase, which codes for MNRDGYIGISPFQAAGTLRGFVISGRWPDTTKEWAQLLALAVRVACVPGLLHTTTVFGAHEDLPEEPEPETVGLVVAEGTVLGEFALAPGRFADHLPPALMMLHPPSETTPSLPECAGAASGCVLLPGLPHLGLEHRAAWVEAEADGTVTSMVSRVGIDPISDPDTAVLAMLLAS
- a CDS encoding TMEM165/GDT1 family protein, whose translation is MLTAALLSFGVIFVAELGDKSQLMAMTFALRYRWWVVIAGITVATTVVHLVSVAVGHYLGVALPTAAISIVGGVAFLIFGAWTLRGDNLSEDEQLKARRATRSAFLAVTSAFFLAELGDKTMLATITLATDHDTIGVWIGSTVGMVAADALAIVVGAVLGKHLPESVIRIGAAVLFFAFGVWLLLEGLFPGNIAGPIAGAAVVVLALAGAAGRAVWSRRRRGATAEQEQMQRQD
- a CDS encoding FAD-dependent oxidoreductase; the protein is MNHPVASGKPAILTVDDDPGVSRAVARDLRRRYGEKYRIIRAESGESALDAMKQMKLRGDPVAAILADYRMPAMSGIEFLEKAMDLYPVARRVLLTAYADTDAAIEAINVIDLDHYLLKPWDPPEEKLYPVVDALLEAWASSDHHPAEETKVVGHRWAPRSSEVREFLARNQLSYRWYMSDEPEGGRLLSAAGEDGRRLPVVICADGECLVEPSDTELGRHLGLRTDPSENFYDLVVVGGGPAGLGAAVYGASEGLRTALIERTATGGQAGQSSRIENYLGFPDGVSGAQLAERARRQATRFGAELITTRDVVALEVNGSARTVRFADGDTVDAHTVILATGVSYRRHPAPGVDDLTGRGVYYGSAVTEAARCTDQDVYIVGGANSAGQAAVYLSRGARMVTIVVRAQSLEDSMSYYLVQQIERNPRIRVRPCTEVIGVEGDAHLEKIRLRNNATGDEQTVDAGFLFLFIGAAPRTDWLDGVVARDENGFVVSGPDLVVDGKPPRGWPLDRLPHHLETSVPGIFAAGDVRSESAKRVASAVGEGAMAVMLVHRYIGQP